A genomic window from Yarrowia lipolytica chromosome 1D, complete sequence includes:
- a CDS encoding uncharacterized protein (Compare to YALI0D00825g, similar to uniprot|Q8X012 Neurospora crassa Conserved hypothetical protein Putative transaminase), whose product MDIKENRGPAETPSTPTRRTNIANIINMDVDIVMDKFWPGYNPDGTKRESSAERGMLYRSESGISTPLPVPNVYQPPAHQYPGLDINQSSTGVIWTTERAAEKGFTYQDPTWANLGQGAPEVGDIPGCFERPDNIDISINTREYAPTSGLTDLRKAVANLYNEEYRQDKASKYTYENVCIVPGGRAGLIRIAAILKDCYMSFFFPDYTAYSEMLSLFKNFAPIPVPLDDSDNYQVHLDIIESELNRGVSALLTSNPRNPTGQALRGADLKRLQDMCRKKCLLIMDEFYSRYNYEDGCNGESISCCGNIEDVNVDPVLILDGLTKAFRLPGWRICWILGPKKYINALASAGSYLDGGGNAPFQAAAIPMLEPSLVRKEMTALQRHFVMKRDYCIDRLTKMGFVFKKIPTSTFYLWVDLSKLPGKLSNTLGFFQECLKEKVIVVPGIFFDLNPLARRELDDSPYYHFVRLSYGPDMDALKLGMDGIEKVIQKHTLSPKIFDKKLNLADEPARAESPVPKR is encoded by the coding sequence ATGGACATAAAAGAGAACAGAGGGCCGGCTGAGACTCCGTCAACCCCCACTCGACGAACAAACATCGCCAATATTATCAATATGGACGTCGACATTGTTATGGACAAGTTCTGGCCCGGGTACAACCCCGATGGCACCAAGCGAGAATCTTCAGCAGAACGAGGTATGCTCTACAGATCAGAGTCCGGAATCTCTACTCCCCTACCCGTTCCCAACGTCTACCAGCCTCCCGCACACCAGTATCCCGGTCTGGACATCAATCAGAGCAGTACCGGAGTCATCTGGACCACTGAGCGAGCTGCAGAAAAGGGGTTCACCTACCAGGACCCTACGTGGGCTAACCTGGGTCAGGGAGCTCCTGAGGTCGGAGACATTCCTGGTTGCTTTGAGCGACCCGATAACATTGATATTTCCATCAACACCCGAGAATACGCACCAACTTCTGGTCTAACAGACCTCAGAAAGGCTGTGGCTAACCTCTACAACGAGGAGTACCGACAAGACAAGGCCTCCAAGTACACCTATGAAAACGTGTGTATTGTTCCCGGAGGACGAGCTGGTCTGATTCGAATCGCCGCCATCCTCAAGGACTGCTACATGagtttcttcttccccgATTACACAGCCTATTCTGAAATGCTGTCGCTGTTCAAGAACTTTGCTCCCATTCCAGTGCCTCTGGACGATTCGGACAACTACCAGGTCCATCTGGACATTATTGAGAGCGAGCTCAACCGAGGAGTGTCGGCTCTGCTGACCTCGAACCCCCGAAACCCCACCGGACAGGCTCTTCGAGGCGCCGATCTCAAACGACTGCAAGATATGTGCAGAAAGAAGTGTCTGCTCATCATGGACGAGTTCTACTCGCGCTACAACTACGAGGATGGGTGCAACGGAGAGAGTATTTCCTGCTGTGGAAATATCGAGGATGTCAACGTGGACCCTGTGCTTATTCTTGACGGTCTTACAAAGGCTTTCCGACTCCCCGGATGGCGAATCTGCTGGATTCTGGGCCCCAAAAAGTACATCAATGCTCTCGCTTCTGCAGGATCGTATCTtgacggaggaggaaacGCGCCGTTCCAGGCCGCAGCTATTCCCATGTTGGAACCCTCGCTGGTGAGAAAGGAAATGACTGCTCTGCAGCGTCATTTTGTCATGAAGCGGGACTACTGCATTGACCGACTCACCAAGATGGGATTTGTGTTCAAGAAGATTCCTACCTCCACCTTCTACCTGTGGGTCGACCTCTCAAAGCTGCCTGGTAAGCTGAGCAATACCCTTGGCTTCTTCCAGGAGtgtctcaaggagaaggtgattGTTGTTCCTGGTATTTTCTTCGATCTTAACCCTCTGGCTCGACGAGAACTCGATGACTCTCCTTACTACCACTTTGTGCGACTCTCCTACGGCCCTGACATGGATGCCCTCAAATTGGGCATGGACGGTATTGAGAAGGTGATACAGAAGCACACTCTGAGCCCTAAGATTTTTGATAAGAAGTTGAATCTGGCTGATGAGCCTGCTCGAGCCGAGTCTCCTGTCCCTAAGAGATAG